The Actinomycetota bacterium genome contains the following window.
CTTCTCAGGATGTCCAGGGTGGCGTCCTCGGAGCCCCCGTCCACGACGATGTATTCGATGTTGTCGTAAGTCTGGCCCCTTACGCTCGCGATGGTCTGCTCAAGGTGCTCTTCGCTGTTGAGGCAGACGGTGACTATGCTTACCAGCGGTCGGGCCGTGCCGTGGGACATCTCAACGCCCCGCCGTCCCGCCGCGGCCGTCGGCCAGGTACCAGGAGACAGTCCTGGCGAGGCCCTCTCTTAGTGCGGTCTTCGCCCTGAACCCGAACTCCCGCTCTGCCCTTTGCACGTCCAACATGCGGCGCGGCTGGCCGTCCGGCTTGGTGGTGTCCCAGACGATCCTTCCCTCGAACCCGGTCAACTCCGCTATGAGCGCCGCCAGCTCCCGGATGGTGATCTCGAACCCGGCCCCGATGTTAACCGGCTCGCTCTTCTCGTACGCCTCGGTGGCCAGCGCCACGGCCTCGGCACAGTCGTCCACGTAGAGGAACTCCCGAGAGGCCTCGCCCGATCCCCAAACCACCACTTCGTCGCGGCCGAGCTCCCTGGCCTCCACGAACCTCCTGATCAGCGCGGGTATGACGTGCGACGTCGCGGGGTCGAAGTTGTCGCCGGGGCCGTAGAGGTTCACCGGCATCAGGAATATGGCGTTGAAACCGTACTGCTGGCGGTAGGCCTGCGCCTGCACCAGCAGCATCTTCTTGGCCAGGCCGTAGGGGGCGTTGGTCTCCTCGGGGTAACCGTTCCACAGGTCCTCTTCCCGGAAAGGGACGGGTGTGTGTTTGGGGTAGCTGCAGATGGTGCCCATGGCCACGAACTTCTCGATGCCCCTTCTGCGGCCCACCTCCATCATCTGCACCCCCATCATGAGGTTTTCGTAGAAGAAGGGGCCGGGGTTGTCGCGGTTGGCGCCTATCCCGCCCACCCGGGCCGCCAGGTGGATGACGATCTCGGGGTCCGCCGCCTCATACGCACGCTCCACGTCCTCCATCCTCACCAGGTCGAAGTCCTCGGCGCGGGGCACGAATAAACGCGAGCAGCCTCTCTGCCGGAGCCTCTCCAGAAGGGACCTGCCGAGGAATCCCGCCCCGCCACTGACCATGATCCGCTTGTCTCTCAGCTCGGTCATGTTTAAACCCCCTACACGATCATCTATTGATTATAGACGGGAGCACGCGCCATCACACGCGCGGAGGCGGTGTTCCGGGAGCACTTAAAGGCATGCCTTTCTCGCGGTCGAGGTTGTCCTCCTTCCTTGATTTAGCGGCGTGCCTGTTATAATTTTAGATTAGGCTAATATGAAGGTTAATATGACCCAAAGAAAGGGAAGAAAATGCTCACCGAGAAGATGGAGGAATACCTGGAGGCCCTGTTCAAGCTGGGCTGCGAGGAAGGCACCCTCACGCCCACGCGCCTGTCGGAGTACCTGGGGGTGACCCCCCCCACGGTGCTGGACATGTTGCGCCGCATGGAAGCAGAGGGCTTCGTCCGCTACGCAGGTACCGGCAAGCCGGGCAAGGGCAAAGGGGAAGGGCGCGCCAGGCGAGCCATCAGCCTCACCCCCAAGGGGCAGAGGGCGGCGAAGACTCTGGTACGGCGCCACCGCCTCTCGGAGCGATTCCTCACCGACGTGCTGGGGCTGGACTGGGAGTCCGCGCACCGCGAGGCCTGCAGGCTGGAGCACGTCCTCTCGCCCGAAGTGGAGGAGAAGCTGGCCGAGATACTGGGCAACCCCGAGACCTGCCCACACGGTTACCCCATCCCCGACGAGAACGGCCGCATCAGGGACGACGAGAAGGTGAAGCCGCTCTGTGACTTCAGCGCCGACGAGAAGGGGTGCATCGCGAGGGTAGAGGAGGAAGAGCCCCAACTGCTGCAGTACCTGGCCTCGCTTGGCCTGCTGCCGGACGTGGATATCGAGGTGAAGGAGGTGGCCCCCTTCGGCGGGCCGCTACTGGTGAAGATAGGCGATACCCAGTATGCCCTGGGGCGTGAGGTAGCCTCTAAGATATACACCAGGAAAGGTCCGGGCCGGGGCAGGCACGGGCAGAGGCGCATGGGAGACGGCCGCAAGAGATGAAGTACGAGCCCCTGGAGCAGCTGGATAAGGTCCGTGCCAGGTCCGAGTATATATTCGCACTGGCCGGCAATCCCAACGTGGGCAAGTCCACCATCTTCAACCGCATCACCGGCATGGGTGTGATGACCGCGAACTATCCCGGCATGACCGTCGAGCTAAACCTGGGCACCACCGAGATGGACGGCCTCAGCATCGGTATCGTGGACCTTCCCGGCACCTACGCCCTCGGGGCCGTTTCGGAGGACCAGCTGGCCGCCCGGCGAGGCGTGCTGCAAGGACGCCCCGACGTGGTCATCGTCATCCTCGACGCCAGCAACCTGGCGCGCAACCTCTACCTGCTGCTGCAGTTCCTCGACCTGGGAGTCTCGGTGGTGGCGGCCCTCAACCTGGTGGACCAGGCCGAAAAGGCGGGGCTGCATGTGGATATAGACCTGCTGGCCGAGTTCCTCGGAGTCCCCGTCGTTCCCACCGTGGGGCTCAGGGGGGACGGCCTGGACGAGCTCATGCACCAGGCCCTGGACCTCGCCCGGCGACGGGAGGAGTACCTGATCATACCCTTCTCGTACGCGGCGGATATAGAATCGCGCGTGCGCAAGCTGGCGCGGCGCATTGAGCGCAAGCTCGGCGAGAACACCTTCGGCATCTCGTGGCGCGCGCTGGCCATCCTGTTGCTCGAGGAAGACGAGGAGTTCATGCAGGCCCTGGAGGAGGAGGGCGAGGCCGGTGCCGAGCTGGTCGCCTATTCCTCCCAGATCGCGGAGGAGATCGAGAGGGAGCACGGAGAGAAGGCCGCGCTGATCATCGCCCGCGAGCGCCACGGCATCGCGGGCAGCATCGCTTCCAGCGTGCAGGAACGCAGGGAATACGGCCGGCCACGTCTCAGCGAGAGGATGTGGGAGTATACCACTTCCTTCAAGACGGGCATCCCCATCCTGGTGGTGGTGATGGGGCTGTTTTTCCTGGCCATCTTCTGGGGCGGTGGCGCCCTGGCCGACCTCTTCTCGCGGTTCTGGGAAAGCGTCATCGGGGGGCCGATCGGCCGAGGTATCGAGTCCATGCTCGGGGAAGGCGTCTTCGCGCAGTCCCTGGGTTGGGCTGTGGACGGCGTGGGGGCGGTGCTGGAGATCGCCCTGCCGTACCTGGTGGTCTTCTACCTCATCCTCGGCTTCATGGAGGACAGCGGTTATCTCAATTCCGTGGCCTTCCTCTCCGACCGCTCCATGCACCGCCTGGGCCTGCACGGCAGGGCGATCATCCCCCTCATCTCCGCCGTAGGATGCAACGTGCCCGCGGTCATGGGAACCAGGGTGCTCTCGACGCGGAGGGAGCGGGTGATCGCCTGTGTGCTCATCGTCCTGGTGCCCTGCAGCGCCAGGGTGGCGGTGATCATGGGAGGGGTGTCCCGCTACGTGGGGTGGGAGTACGCCCTGCTCCTCTACGCCGTTCTCTTCGTGATGGTCATCGCTGCCGGCCTCTTCCTGAACAGGATCATGCCGGGCGAATCCACCGGCCTGGTCATGGAGATGTTTCCCTTCCGCAGTCCGTCCCTGCTCAACGTGCTCAAGAAGACGTGGCTGCGCCTGAAGGACTTCCTGTATATCGCCGCCCCCCTTATCGTGGTGGGGAGCTTCCTGCTAGGACTGCTCTACGAGAGTGGCTGGATAATGAAGCTGACCGAGCCCCTGGAGCCCCTGGCGGAGTGGTGGCTGGGCATCCCCGCCGTGGCCCTGCTCGCGCTCGTCTTCGCCTTCCTGCGCAAGGAACTGGCACTGGCCCTGCTGCTGGTGCTGGCGGCTCAGGCCATCCCCGGGGTGACCGAGAGCTCGAGTCTGCTGGATTTTATGAGTGGGGGACAGATCTTCACCTTCGCCCTGGTGTGCGCCGTATACATACCGTGCGTCGCCACATTCGCCGTGCTGTGGAGGGAAGTGGGCGGGCGGGACACCTTGGCCATCACCGGCTCCACAGTGGTCCTGGCCTTGCTCCTCGGCGGCGCCTGCCACCTCATCCTCGTCCTCCTCTGAT
Protein-coding sequences here:
- the feoB gene encoding ferrous iron transport protein B — its product is MKYEPLEQLDKVRARSEYIFALAGNPNVGKSTIFNRITGMGVMTANYPGMTVELNLGTTEMDGLSIGIVDLPGTYALGAVSEDQLAARRGVLQGRPDVVIVILDASNLARNLYLLLQFLDLGVSVVAALNLVDQAEKAGLHVDIDLLAEFLGVPVVPTVGLRGDGLDELMHQALDLARRREEYLIIPFSYAADIESRVRKLARRIERKLGENTFGISWRALAILLLEEDEEFMQALEEEGEAGAELVAYSSQIAEEIEREHGEKAALIIARERHGIAGSIASSVQERREYGRPRLSERMWEYTTSFKTGIPILVVVMGLFFLAIFWGGGALADLFSRFWESVIGGPIGRGIESMLGEGVFAQSLGWAVDGVGAVLEIALPYLVVFYLILGFMEDSGYLNSVAFLSDRSMHRLGLHGRAIIPLISAVGCNVPAVMGTRVLSTRRERVIACVLIVLVPCSARVAVIMGGVSRYVGWEYALLLYAVLFVMVIAAGLFLNRIMPGESTGLVMEMFPFRSPSLLNVLKKTWLRLKDFLYIAAPLIVVGSFLLGLLYESGWIMKLTEPLEPLAEWWLGIPAVALLALVFAFLRKELALALLLVLAAQAIPGVTESSSLLDFMSGGQIFTFALVCAVYIPCVATFAVLWREVGGRDTLAITGSTVVLALLLGGACHLILVLL
- a CDS encoding metal-dependent transcriptional regulator, whose protein sequence is MLTEKMEEYLEALFKLGCEEGTLTPTRLSEYLGVTPPTVLDMLRRMEAEGFVRYAGTGKPGKGKGEGRARRAISLTPKGQRAAKTLVRRHRLSERFLTDVLGLDWESAHREACRLEHVLSPEVEEKLAEILGNPETCPHGYPIPDENGRIRDDEKVKPLCDFSADEKGCIARVEEEEPQLLQYLASLGLLPDVDIEVKEVAPFGGPLLVKIGDTQYALGREVASKIYTRKGPGRGRHGQRRMGDGRKR
- a CDS encoding GDP-L-fucose synthase, with the translated sequence MTELRDKRIMVSGGAGFLGRSLLERLRQRGCSRLFVPRAEDFDLVRMEDVERAYEAADPEIVIHLAARVGGIGANRDNPGPFFYENLMMGVQMMEVGRRRGIEKFVAMGTICSYPKHTPVPFREEDLWNGYPEETNAPYGLAKKMLLVQAQAYRQQYGFNAIFLMPVNLYGPGDNFDPATSHVIPALIRRFVEARELGRDEVVVWGSGEASREFLYVDDCAEAVALATEAYEKSEPVNIGAGFEITIRELAALIAELTGFEGRIVWDTTKPDGQPRRMLDVQRAEREFGFRAKTALREGLARTVSWYLADGRGGTAGR